The DNA region TTCTAGAGCCAGGCTCTTCTACATGTGCCCTAGCAAGCTTTAACGCAACATAGTAACAGGCTCATTGAAGGATAAGAAGAACCCAAACCTCTTAGCAAACTGAATGATACAAGTTCATCAATGAGCTTTTGACGAGCAATGTCAAGACTTCCATTCATAAAATGCTTCTTCAACTTTGGCCAATATCCACACACATTATATCCATCAACAAGCAAGACGGGAACTGCAATATCCAATACCTGATTTGTACTACAGAAAGTTCAAAGAAAACCAGTAGTTTCTCAACTCATCCATTATGATGTCTACCGAACAAGAAAATTCATTATAGACAAgacctggaaaaaaaaaattactagtaTAGTGCCAAAGTAGGATCGCGATAGATCTCATCATCTTCTGGCAGGTCTTCCTTCTCCACCTTCTTCTTACGATAACTAGTAGCAGGCTTTGGAGTACTGGATTTTCTCTTTTGGAACTCCTAAAGGATTTTTCCGCAATATGAATTGCTGAAAGGAATATTTAAATACAGGCTCCATTGATATTAATCGAAGACTGACCTTCCATAATCTTAGGAACTGCAAATTCTGCTTCAAGTTTGATGTAATCCTCGGAGGAGGTGTCTCAGTATCCTATTTGAACTCGAAGAAATAAAGTATATAAGATTTAAATATTTCAGCTTGACATTCAAATTAGAGAACAATCTTGTCATTTCTAGGTGGAATTATCAAAGTACTATAAAAATTGTAAAAAGTAAGCAAATATCAGTTGAAAAATGGGAAAGATTGGCAAAACTAGGACACATTTCCAGTGGACGGATTAATACATGGTTTGGTATCCCATGACGTCCAAATAACTGTTTGCTGCAATTAGTTTTGAGCAACTGtgattttgtgtccaatttaaTAATTTCTCCATCATACAATTATGATCCCCAAAAATCTTTTCAGTTGACCAGCTCCAGCACTCAATGAAAATTACTTTCAAAATCCACTTCTAACACTTGCATGTCTAGGTGGCCATACAAGCGATAGATCCACTTGTGAGCAACTTAGATATACTGCAgcaaaattatttcatttaaaaacaATAGATAGACAGACGAACATTTCCAATCACTTCAAAACAAATGGAGTGCCTATATGTTTGACAAAGCGAGCAAAGTTTCTTCGTTACTTCTATCATTTCTGATAACTCACCTTATCCATAACATCCAAAAGATTGTGATTGCTAACAAGGAAGCTATTTAGAGTACTTAAAAAGACAAAAAGCACTCTGTCTTTAGGTAGACAAATGATGCCAAGTTCTGTACATTTCTATCCCATGGTATCAGCAACAAAAagtactactccctctgtttcaatttatatgtctTGCTGTCCTTTTAATTTGTTTCAAGTAAAGACcaccttttatatttattttttttatttttttcacactTCCCCTAggagcttcccctttttgcttCCTTGGTGAgtcgaacccacaaccttcgGGTTAGAGGTGGACGGTGCTTACCATCTGAGCAAACccctcttgttctttttttttttttttttttttttttttttttctaataactctttaattccaataTCCTACAtagcatgtttaagaccacaagaatCAAaaggcattttggtacattatacacatctttaGATTAAGACCACAAGATATAAAAGTCTTCCTTACTTTATTAAACTCCGAGGCAGTCAAActaaaacacataaaataagCGAGGAAGTGCTTATTATCAAGCTGCTGAATATCACAATGAGCGTTTAGGGTCCTTATATACTGAGATTTTCTTGGGTCATGATCAAAGCACAACAATGTTTCATATCCTATTACTCACATTTTATCTATTTTGCCTTGATAATTCTTAAGTCCAGTTATACTATCTTCCCTGTAGTTTGTCATTAAATGTGTTCATTTACAACATAGTCCTAGCAATCTCTTACGTTTCTTAAAACAAGGTATAACTAACTAGACAACCTAAATCATTAGTagatttcatttccttttcctttattgAGTGAAATCTCTATAAATTTTACAGCTAATGtttctttaaattaaatttaaaattctaaaatatgatACTACTagattttgatttttcaaaatttgacaTCTAATAGAGTAAGGAacgtaaaagttttttttttttaatttactttaCTTTATAGAACAATAGCAACCATTTGTACAATGAATTCATTATGGTAAAAGAAAACTATATGTCCCAAAGATATTAAGAAATTAACCAAAGTTTAAAATACAATAGACAGGGCAGTATATTTAAACAATAGTTGGTTCATAACTAAAAAGTAGCAGTCCAACTAACTTTTGATGAAGAGAGGAATATTCTCCAAATGAAATATTGAACTATAGTGGAGGTTAGTTTATACTCAAATTTGGCGGGGCAATCAGGAAATATGATAATTTAGAGAGGAGGTTAATGACCAACTACTTAAGATAGGCTACAAGAACCCCGTTTTCTTTCTCCTTAAATACTTGTTTATTGTGACCAAGAGGTCACGGGTTTGACCCGTGGAAACAACCTCTTGCTGAAATGCAGGGCAAGGCTGcatacaatagacccttgtggtccggtcCTTCCCCGGaacccgcgcatagcgggagcttagtgcaccgggctgcccttttatATACTTGTTTATTGTTTCTTGAAGTCCCATTAACTTTTATGTCTCCTTTCAATATTATCCAAAAGCATAATGACAATGGCTCCTTATCATTGTAGAACAGACCCGATGCAGCATCACAATCTACTTCTCTACAGGGATAGATGTAGTTTAAGAAGTTATGGGTTTATCCAAACCCAGTGGTATTAGCTCAGACCATGTATTATATGTTAAAAGATTCACTAACAAGTACAAATAATAGATTTCGAACAAAATAAATCAGAACGGCTTGGTCTAATTTCAAACTCGAACCGTCAAATTCTGGATCCTCCTCAGCTTCTCTGTTTACCCGAGAGTACATTTCCATTTGGAAGACACTGATCACCAAATGTGTATGACAAATCTGAGTGGTTTTTCACAGAACTTCCGTCAAGAGCAATAATTGATCACTTCTCTTTTTCTAATTGAAGAATCAACATATACTAAACACTAGTCCCTCAACCACAAATTTAAAATTCCAGTTGTTTATTTATAATGGTGATGTGCAGGCCAACTTGCAAAATTCCATTCTGATTTTCCGTATCCTGTAAAGGACCAGATGATGCATCAATAGTCGCCTGTTCTTCTTGCCCCAGTATGAGACTATTCTTTTTCTGAAAAACAAATCACATTTCtacctctcttttatttttatttttttgggactATTCCATCCCAGAAAAAACACGTTTTACCCCATAAGTGTTTACATTAGTTCGAATCAAAATTCATTAGTCCTCAATGAAGACATAATTAAGAATATATATGATAGACCTAAAAATGAATTCAGATAAAATCAAGAAGAGGAAAAGTAAGCAAGGAGAGAGTAGGTACTTTAGAAGAGGGTGTGTCGGAACTCTTGGTCTTCTTAGCCATAATTGTGGAAGCATGAGTGGGCTTGATGTATGCGTTACAGCCAACGCCAATGTATGCAAATGCAAAGGCTGATAGTGTTTCTGAGAAAGATATACCTTTCATGGGTGTACGTTTACCACTACCTCGTCATTCTGCATTTTCTTCAATACCAAAACACACTAATAACTCAAAATCCTTCTTCCAATTCTACTTGCTCCAGTATGTGTAATATCAATCTAATTGCTCTGCGGTGGGTCTACTTTTACATTCTACTAATTACTCAAAGTGGGATTGAGTACTTCTAAAGCAACTACGACACCGCGACTTGGAGAAAATAGCAGAGATGAAGTGTAGATTATTGGAGTCGTGGAGGGAACATAGCCATCCATTTCGTTTTGCCTCTTCAAATGGGCTCCTTCCTCCATTTATATAGTGCTACCCAAGCATGCGTGTCAATTGCACCGaatccggaaccaaaatgacccaaaaaagactatttgaaccaaaatatcccaacaaaaaaaaagtgaccatACTACCTTTAATGCAGTAAATGTTAAAGGGatcctctttttcttcttttggttaAACTCTCTTTCTTTACACCTTTTTACGTACTTTAGCCACAGATTAATTATGTTTTGGGACTTCAAAACTTCAATGTTTTATATAGAACCGTATTtgtttttgtgcgattaataaagtaggctcaatacatcaagaataagcaaaattttgaattgtcaTTTTAATGGTTGAAAAGTGTTCGAACtctatttttgtttgaagacttggtatcattagctttaagttataacaatatgaaaataattaaacttattcattaataacaaaccgaaagtagtaaaaatacaatcatcaaagaaagaaaaaacataaaatacatttaTCAATTCATGCCCTTGAGTTGGTGCAAAACTAAACttactaatattcttcaaattaacaacatcatcataaattaaacataaaagtaaaatcacaatattcttaatcatcgtcagaatagaagtcctcaatttcgtcctcagaacaatattttgggtttcttaagacatTTTTTTTCTGTAGATATTAATTCTCTACttattgatgatgcttgttcttcggccaactttaacatgtaaaatctacaacgtcttaCTAGCATTacccatttttctttttctaatctTTTAATACGATTCCTCGCAAGTTTCTGGgcctactcgaggcatggttattgagtaccttgttgggatttgagcgttgagatttttcaagttacAAACAAGACATTGTGATTCGGCATACCGATATGCCCATTCGTGACGTAAACCACAATAATATTCAcgtggatctgaatatttcagcTCGAGAAAATCGTCATTACGCTCTACTAAAAGGTGGGGCTTGAAATCGTCTAGCACGAATTCCACCATTATCGGTTGAGAATCAACGAATAGTTGCTTTGATTTGAGTTGTCATCACCATTGCTATTTGAATCCTGTGGAAAAAATACCGACTAATCTATATTTCTGCTATTTGACATTGAATTTTAAGTAGTACTAAGtagcatgtcacgacccaaccccgtaggccgcgactagcgcccgacctgggcacccgtacgtaccaaagtcccaaaaatagtaactcaaatatttaataaaatttgggcgagtttcctctcgttTTCTTACTAGCCAAAATTAACACAACGCgcgaaaaataccaacaaaggccacacggggcatATTCATATACACGTATACGGCAAGCGGCGGCAGGAACGGGCGGCGGAACCGCCCAAAAAAAcgtatcacatatacatatacgtacggacatagccataacccacatacatatccacaggcctctaaacagaataacgaaaccatatgacgggacagggccccgtcgtacccctgaataataatgtacatatacatcagaagataatataccaaaatatatgagctccggaagaaggagcactcccagaaagcaGAATAGATGACCTAGGcaggtggatcctcaaactgagcgtcag from Lycium ferocissimum isolate CSIRO_LF1 chromosome 2, AGI_CSIRO_Lferr_CH_V1, whole genome shotgun sequence includes:
- the LOC132033747 gene encoding uncharacterized protein LOC132033747 isoform X4; its protein translation is MKGISFSETLSAFAFAYIGVGCNAYIKPTHASTIMAKKTKSSDTPSSKDTETPPPRITSNLKQNLQFLRLWKEFQKRKSSTPKPATSYRKKKVEKEDLPEDDEIYRDPTLALYYTNQVLDIAVPVLLVDGYNVCGYWPKLKKHFMNGSLDIARQKLIDELVSFSLLREVKVVVVFDAMMSGLPTHKENFEGIDVVYSSETCADAWIEKEVVALREDGCPKVWVVTSDHNQQHAAYGAGAFVWSCKALISEIYFYAR
- the LOC132033747 gene encoding uncharacterized protein LOC132033747 isoform X2, yielding MKGISFSETLSAFAFAYIGVGCNAYIKPTHASTIMAKKTKSSDTPSSKDTETPPPRITSNLKQNLQFLRLWKEFQKRKSSTPKPATSYRKKKVEKEDLPEDDEIYRDPTLALYYTNQVLDIAVPVLLVDGYNVCGYWPKLKKHFMNGSLDIARQKLIDELVSFSLLREVKVVVVFDAMMSGLPTHKENFEGIDVVYSSETCADAWIEKEVVALREDGCPKVWVVTSDHNQQHAAYGAIKASHKEVERMLREHRSTSMQGKLLKHNLDAEVVDALKDLRDQLSQNEMRR
- the LOC132033747 gene encoding uncharacterized protein LOC132033747 isoform X1 → MKGISFSETLSAFAFAYIGVGCNAYIKPTHASTIMAKKTKSSDTPSSKDTETPPPRITSNLKQNLQFLRLWKEFQKRKSSTPKPATSYRKKKVEKEDLPEDDEIYRDPTLALYYTNQVLDIAVPVLLVDGYNVCGYWPKLKKHFMNGSLDIARQKLIDELVSFSLLREVKVVVVFDAMMSGLPTHKENFEGIDVVYSSETCADAWIEKEVVALREDGCPKVWVVTSDHNQQHAAYGAGAFVWSCKALISEIKASHKEVERMLREHRSTSMQGKLLKHNLDAEVVDALKDLRDQLSQNEMRR
- the LOC132033747 gene encoding uncharacterized protein LOC132033747 isoform X3 — its product is MKGISFSETLSAFAFAYIGVGCNAYIKPTHASTIMAKKTKSSDTPSSKDTETPPPRITSNLKQNLQFLRLWKEFQKRKSSTPKPATSYRKKKVEKEDLPEDDEIYRDPTLALYYTNQVLDIAVPVLLVDGYNVCGYWPKLKKHFMNGSLDIARQKLIDELVSFSLLREVKVVVVFDAMMSGLPTHKENFEGIDVVYSSETCADAWIEKEVVALREDGCPKVWVVTSDHNQQHAAYGAIFFSGLTLHFKLCIVRPFVKGHFC
- the LOC132033747 gene encoding uncharacterized protein LOC132033747 isoform X5; protein product: MKGISFSETLSAFAFAYIGVGCNAYIKPTHASTIMAKKTKSSDTPSSKDTETPPPRITSNLKQNLQFLRLWKEFQKRKSSTPKPATSYRKKKVEKEDLPEDDEIYRDPTLALYYTNQVLDIAVPVLLVDGYNVCGYWPKLKKHFMNGSLDIARQKLIDELVSFSLLREVKVVVVFDAMMSGLPTHKENFEGIDVVYSSETCADAWIEKEVVALREDGCPKVWVVTSDHNQQHAAYGAIYFYAR